From Prochlorococcus sp. MIT 1223, the proteins below share one genomic window:
- a CDS encoding adenine phosphoribosyltransferase: MNTDISTSTNNQEIKKLIKNYPDFPKKGIIYKDILPVLMNPEAFKSLIERMASTNICKESDAIIGIDARGFLFASGIALKLDKPIIVARKPGKLPGQLYTKAYKLEYGKSSLSIQKDALINFKRLAIIDDLLATGGTVESVSDILSSEKKQITGLCVVIELSHLKGREKLPFKVSSQIKY; this comes from the coding sequence ATGAATACTGATATATCTACTTCAACTAACAATCAAGAAATAAAAAAGTTAATCAAAAATTATCCTGATTTTCCTAAAAAAGGAATTATTTATAAGGACATTTTGCCAGTTTTAATGAATCCTGAAGCATTCAAAAGCTTAATTGAGAGAATGGCTAGCACAAATATTTGCAAAGAGTCTGATGCAATTATTGGTATTGATGCAAGAGGTTTTTTATTTGCTTCTGGAATAGCATTAAAACTAGATAAGCCTATAATTGTAGCAAGAAAACCTGGTAAACTTCCTGGACAATTATACACAAAGGCTTATAAGCTTGAATATGGGAAAAGCTCATTATCAATCCAAAAAGATGCATTAATAAACTTCAAAAGACTTGCAATTATTGATGATTTACTTGCGACAGGAGGGACTGTAGAAAGTGTATCTGACATTTTATCTTCTGAGAAAAAACAGATTACTGGTTTATGTGTTGTGATTGAATTATCACATCTTAAAGGGCGAGAAAAATTACCTTTTAAAGTATCTTCTCAAATAAAATATTAA
- the cysK gene encoding cysteine synthase A, which produces MPIAPDITALVGQTPLVRMNRLPKKYSCHAELLAKLESFNPTASVKDRIAGAMVQSAEEDGIIQPGETVLIEPTSGNTGIALAMVAAAKGYRLILTMPDTMSTERRSILRAYGAELQLTPGNEGIQGAIKLATELVSTIPKAYLLQQFDNQSNPDIHEKTTAQEIWSDCEGKLDGLICGVGTGGTITGCARVLKQRIPEIQIYAVEPAQSPVLSGGKAGAHNIQGIGAGFVPNVLDTNLINEVIKIEDSEAMEVGRLLAREEGLLSGISSGAAVAAALKIGSRPEMIHKRIVVVLPSFGERYLSTAMFNSISSMQARKDGYL; this is translated from the coding sequence ATGCCTATTGCTCCTGACATAACTGCTCTAGTTGGGCAGACTCCTTTGGTTCGAATGAATCGTTTGCCAAAAAAATATTCCTGCCATGCCGAGTTACTTGCGAAATTAGAAAGTTTTAACCCAACTGCATCTGTAAAAGATCGCATTGCTGGAGCAATGGTTCAATCTGCTGAAGAAGATGGCATTATTCAACCAGGGGAAACTGTATTAATAGAACCCACTAGTGGAAATACAGGAATAGCTCTGGCAATGGTTGCTGCAGCTAAAGGCTATCGATTAATTTTGACTATGCCGGATACCATGAGTACAGAGAGAAGGTCAATCCTGAGAGCGTATGGCGCAGAGCTACAACTAACTCCTGGCAATGAAGGAATTCAAGGTGCCATTAAATTAGCTACTGAATTAGTTAGTACTATTCCCAAAGCGTATCTTCTTCAACAATTTGACAATCAGTCCAACCCAGACATACATGAAAAAACTACTGCTCAAGAAATATGGAGTGATTGCGAAGGGAAATTAGATGGTCTTATATGTGGAGTTGGAACTGGAGGAACGATTACTGGTTGTGCAAGAGTTTTAAAACAAAGAATTCCTGAAATTCAAATCTATGCAGTTGAACCGGCACAAAGTCCGGTCCTTTCAGGAGGCAAAGCCGGTGCTCATAATATTCAAGGAATTGGGGCTGGATTTGTGCCTAATGTTCTTGATACTAACTTAATAAATGAAGTTATTAAAATTGAAGACTCCGAAGCCATGGAAGTTGGAAGACTCCTTGCTAGAGAAGAAGGTCTTTTAAGTGGAATAAGTAGTGGAGCAGCTGTAGCTGCCGCCTTAAAAATTGGATCAAGGCCTGAAATGATTCATAAAAGAATAGTGGTTGTCTTACCTAGCTTTGGAGAGAGATATCTTTCAACAGCGATGTTTAATTCAATTTCATCGATGCAGGCTCGCAAAGATGGATATCTCTAG
- a CDS encoding J domain-containing protein — protein MQIDPYKVLGVNEDSSFSEIKLAYRLLVKKHHPDAGGNETRIIELNAAWEILRSSERRDAFNVNYKNKNSLFKKRKAREERNIQASDFVKSVHQKVADEESEVMLWIQNIFKPIDQIIGQIINSFPKKIKELSADPYDDVLMESFCEYLSKSQNKIKKVLNIYQTKSTPKPAKELALSLYHCFSQVEDALNELELYTNGYVDNYLHDGNEMIRKAKKQRLVLKENLKVILGS, from the coding sequence ATGCAAATAGATCCTTACAAAGTTCTCGGAGTAAATGAAGACTCAAGCTTTTCAGAGATCAAATTAGCTTATAGGCTATTAGTTAAAAAACACCATCCAGATGCGGGCGGGAATGAAACAAGAATTATAGAGCTCAATGCAGCTTGGGAAATTTTAAGAAGCTCTGAAAGAAGAGATGCTTTTAATGTTAATTATAAAAACAAAAATTCTTTATTTAAGAAAAGAAAAGCAAGAGAAGAAAGAAATATTCAAGCAAGTGATTTTGTTAAGTCAGTACATCAAAAAGTAGCTGATGAAGAAAGCGAGGTAATGCTATGGATACAAAATATATTTAAGCCTATAGATCAAATAATCGGTCAAATAATCAATTCATTTCCAAAGAAAATAAAAGAGCTTTCAGCAGATCCATATGATGATGTATTAATGGAATCTTTCTGTGAATACTTAAGTAAAAGTCAAAATAAAATAAAAAAAGTTTTAAATATATATCAAACCAAATCTACTCCTAAGCCTGCTAAAGAATTAGCTCTAAGTCTTTACCATTGCTTCTCACAAGTAGAAGACGCTTTAAATGAACTAGAGCTTTATACAAATGGTTATGTTGATAATTACCTGCATGATGGCAATGAAATGATTCGAAAAGCCAAAAAACAAAGACTAGTTCTTAAAGAAAATCTAAAAGTGATTCTAGGTTCTTAA
- a CDS encoding NAD(P)H-quinone oxidoreductase subunit O, with amino-acid sequence MTEPEVSPKIQKKFRKGDLIKVNRQAYENSLEALASDTSLPEYIFEGPGELLLVKNEYCQVRWRRPVPDVWLRSDQLEEWVSSE; translated from the coding sequence ATGACTGAGCCTGAAGTTTCTCCAAAAATTCAAAAAAAATTTCGTAAAGGGGATTTGATAAAAGTTAATCGCCAAGCTTATGAAAATAGTTTGGAAGCTTTGGCCAGTGATACCTCTTTACCTGAATATATATTTGAAGGACCAGGAGAATTACTTTTAGTTAAAAATGAATATTGCCAAGTTAGATGGCGGAGGCCAGTTCCAGATGTATGGCTAAGAAGTGATCAATTAGAAGAATGGGTGAGTTCAGAATAA
- a CDS encoding TIGR01777 family oxidoreductase has product MRLLLVGCSGFIGRELIPHLLKSGYLLTVISRKAPKKYPKSIDTTKLNHLQLDPAELINWEQDKLLCALKEANGVINLAGEPIANKRWTEEQCKKIEQSRLITTKGLVNAMSQINKPPEILINASAIGFYGTSQNKIFTEKSSQGDDFLASLCSKWEQISRGCPQQTRLVLIRIGIVLGRDGGALGKMLPIFRAGFGGPIGNGNQWMSWIHRKDLCQIIEKSLRNKKWEGVINAVSPNPAQMSLFSQTLGEVLGRPSLLPLPAPLLKLLLGDGAKVVLEGQKVIPERLMKMNFEYKYPELKQALENLTE; this is encoded by the coding sequence ATGCGCCTTCTTCTTGTTGGCTGCTCGGGTTTTATCGGTCGTGAATTAATTCCTCATTTATTAAAATCAGGTTATCTTCTCACGGTCATAAGCCGCAAAGCACCTAAAAAATACCCCAAAAGCATTGACACAACAAAATTAAATCATCTCCAACTTGATCCAGCTGAGCTTATAAATTGGGAACAAGACAAACTGCTATGCGCTCTTAAAGAAGCTAACGGAGTAATTAATTTAGCTGGGGAACCAATTGCCAATAAACGCTGGACAGAAGAGCAATGTAAAAAAATAGAACAAAGTCGACTGATAACAACAAAAGGTTTGGTTAATGCAATGTCCCAAATAAACAAACCTCCTGAGATTCTTATAAATGCTTCAGCTATAGGGTTTTATGGAACTAGTCAAAATAAAATTTTTACAGAAAAAAGTTCTCAGGGAGATGATTTTCTTGCAAGCCTTTGCTCAAAATGGGAACAAATCTCTAGAGGATGTCCACAACAAACAAGACTAGTTCTAATTCGTATTGGAATAGTTCTTGGAAGAGATGGGGGCGCGCTAGGAAAAATGCTTCCTATTTTTCGAGCAGGCTTCGGTGGACCTATAGGGAATGGCAATCAATGGATGAGCTGGATACATAGAAAAGATTTATGTCAAATTATAGAAAAATCTCTAAGAAATAAAAAATGGGAAGGAGTAATTAATGCTGTATCCCCAAACCCTGCACAAATGTCACTCTTCTCGCAAACTTTGGGAGAAGTTTTAGGTAGACCATCATTACTACCATTACCAGCTCCATTATTAAAACTGCTTTTAGGAGATGGCGCAAAAGTTGTTTTAGAAGGTCAAAAAGTAATCCCTGAAAGACTTATGAAAATGAATTTTGAATATAAATACCCTGAACTTAAGCAAGCTTTGGAAAATCTGACTGAATGA
- a CDS encoding iron-sulfur cluster assembly accessory protein: MSSPENSVATHSAKDGKGILITGPAMEQLARLCKEQGENKLLRVGVRSGGCSGMSYTMDFVTSSEIEEKDEIYHYSSPGGGKFRVICDPKSLLYIYGMQLDFSTALIGGGFNFTNPNASQTCGCGSSFSV, encoded by the coding sequence ATGTCTAGTCCTGAGAACTCTGTTGCTACTCATTCAGCTAAGGATGGTAAGGGGATTCTTATCACTGGTCCGGCAATGGAACAATTAGCTCGTTTATGCAAAGAGCAAGGAGAAAATAAACTTTTAAGAGTTGGCGTTAGATCTGGAGGATGTAGTGGGATGAGTTACACGATGGATTTTGTAACATCATCTGAGATTGAAGAAAAGGATGAAATATATCATTATTCTTCTCCAGGTGGTGGGAAATTCAGGGTGATTTGTGATCCTAAAAGCCTCTTATATATTTACGGAATGCAATTGGATTTTAGTACAGCATTAATTGGAGGAGGGTTTAATTTTACAAATCCTAATGCAAGTCAAACTTGTGGATGTGGTAGTTCTTTTTCTGTATAA
- the zds gene encoding 9,9'-di-cis-zeta-carotene desaturase has product MKIAIVGSGLAGLTAAVDLVDAGHQVDLYESKPFVGGKVGSWEDSEGNHIEMGLHVFFFNYANLFALMHKVGAIENLLPKDHTHLFVNTGGDVRSLDFRFALGAPFNGLKAFFTTPQLNWVDKIRNALALGTSPIVRGLVDYEGAMKTIRELDSISFEKWFLSHGGSKNSIEKMWNPIAYALGFIDCEAISARCMLTIFMMFASKTEASKLNLLKGSPHKWLTKPILKYIESKGGKLHLNHSVKKILFEKNTNHTEITGLTLNTSEGSVVIKADKYLAACDVPGIKRLIPSEWKCYPEFASIYKLDAVPVATVQLRYDGWVTELKDKSAQQNLQTPSGLNNLLYTADADFSCFADLALASPEDYFKKGMGSLLQCVLTPGDPWITEDVAKIIQHTDSQVRKLFPSSKELKLIWSNVVKVSHSLYRESPGMDIFRPSQKTPINNFFLAGSYTQQDYIDSMEGATMSGHLAASAILNREIKLQKNSQVS; this is encoded by the coding sequence TTGAAGATTGCAATAGTAGGTTCTGGTCTAGCAGGTCTCACTGCAGCAGTAGATCTAGTTGATGCTGGACATCAGGTTGATCTTTATGAATCAAAACCCTTTGTGGGAGGGAAAGTAGGGAGCTGGGAAGATTCAGAAGGAAACCATATTGAAATGGGCTTGCATGTCTTCTTTTTCAATTATGCAAATCTTTTTGCACTCATGCACAAAGTTGGTGCCATTGAAAACCTACTTCCAAAGGATCACACACATTTATTTGTTAATACTGGGGGAGATGTCAGATCTCTAGACTTTAGATTTGCACTTGGGGCTCCTTTTAACGGCCTAAAAGCGTTTTTCACAACGCCTCAGCTCAACTGGGTAGATAAGATTCGAAACGCTCTCGCATTAGGTACAAGCCCAATAGTAAGAGGTCTGGTTGATTATGAAGGTGCAATGAAAACAATTAGGGAACTAGATTCTATAAGCTTTGAAAAATGGTTTCTCAGTCATGGTGGCAGTAAAAATAGTATTGAAAAAATGTGGAACCCCATTGCCTATGCATTGGGTTTTATAGATTGCGAAGCAATATCAGCTCGATGCATGCTTACCATATTTATGATGTTTGCTTCTAAAACAGAAGCTTCAAAATTAAACCTTCTAAAAGGCTCTCCTCATAAGTGGCTTACTAAACCAATATTAAAATATATAGAATCAAAAGGAGGCAAACTTCATCTAAATCATAGTGTTAAAAAAATTCTTTTTGAAAAGAATACGAATCACACAGAAATTACTGGTTTAACTCTAAATACAAGTGAAGGCTCTGTAGTTATCAAAGCCGATAAATATTTGGCTGCATGTGATGTTCCAGGTATTAAAAGATTAATCCCAAGTGAATGGAAGTGTTACCCTGAGTTTGCCTCAATCTATAAATTAGATGCCGTTCCAGTTGCTACTGTTCAACTTCGATACGATGGCTGGGTAACTGAACTTAAAGATAAATCAGCACAGCAAAATCTTCAAACTCCTTCTGGATTAAACAATTTGTTATATACAGCAGATGCAGATTTCAGTTGTTTTGCAGATTTAGCTTTAGCTAGTCCAGAAGATTATTTCAAGAAAGGCATGGGTTCTTTACTCCAATGTGTTCTGACTCCAGGTGATCCATGGATAACTGAAGATGTGGCTAAGATTATTCAACATACTGACTCTCAAGTTAGAAAACTTTTTCCTTCTTCAAAAGAATTAAAGTTAATCTGGAGTAACGTAGTCAAAGTTTCACATTCACTATATAGAGAGTCACCAGGTATGGATATATTTAGACCTTCACAAAAAACACCAATAAATAATTTTTTTCTGGCTGGTAGTTATACACAACAAGATTATATTGACTCGATGGAAGGTGCAACAATGAGTGGACATCTAGCAGCCTCAGCAATACTTAATAGAGAAATAAAATTACAAAAAAATTCTCAGGTGTCCTAA
- a CDS encoding SRPBCC family protein has protein sequence MGKWLEHTVTSNINAPVTEVWKVWSDLDSMPLWMTWIESVKTVDQETNTLPDLTEWTLAANGFRFKWQAQISERIEAQKLKWESVGGLPTKGCVRFYEEGEKTIVRLTISYELPKILARIMEENILGKMVTNELQINLDRFKSLVEQRVNNT, from the coding sequence ATGGGTAAATGGCTTGAACATACAGTAACTAGTAATATTAATGCTCCTGTTACAGAAGTATGGAAAGTATGGAGTGATCTTGACTCAATGCCTCTTTGGATGACTTGGATTGAATCAGTTAAAACAGTTGATCAAGAAACTAATACGCTTCCTGACCTAACCGAATGGACACTAGCTGCTAATGGGTTTCGTTTTAAATGGCAAGCGCAAATAAGTGAGCGAATAGAAGCACAAAAATTAAAATGGGAATCAGTAGGTGGACTTCCAACAAAAGGTTGTGTTCGATTCTACGAGGAAGGAGAAAAAACAATTGTTAGATTAACTATCTCGTATGAGCTACCAAAAATATTGGCAAGAATAATGGAAGAAAATATTTTAGGGAAGATGGTTACAAATGAACTGCAAATAAATCTAGATAGATTTAAAAGTTTGGTCGAGCAAAGAGTAAATAACACATGA
- a CDS encoding uroporphyrinogen-III synthase, giving the protein MANYLPLSGRSILLTRSANQLGSSKKLFESFGANVFELPALIIGPPDEFGHLDGALDELDTFHWIIFSSVNGVNAVEQRLALKNMSLKDKKKHLKIAAVGRKTSDFLKQLDIAIDFVPPDFNADSLITHFPVSGAGLKMLIPRVQSGGRTVLAEAFASSGSHVVEVAAYETSCPKTIPQITIDAFNENKIDAITFTSSKIVSHCYTLLKRYFGEELEFKLGEIKLLSIGPQTTKSCQKYFKRVDIEAIPHDMNGLIKACIKIF; this is encoded by the coding sequence ATGGCAAATTATTTACCTTTATCAGGAAGATCAATTCTTCTTACTAGATCTGCAAATCAATTAGGCTCTTCTAAAAAACTTTTTGAAAGCTTTGGCGCTAATGTTTTTGAACTCCCTGCTCTTATTATTGGACCCCCTGATGAATTTGGACATTTAGATGGAGCACTTGATGAACTTGATACTTTTCATTGGATAATTTTTTCTAGTGTTAATGGAGTAAATGCAGTTGAACAAAGACTAGCTCTTAAGAATATGTCTCTTAAAGATAAAAAAAAACATTTAAAAATTGCAGCTGTAGGTCGTAAAACTTCTGATTTTTTAAAGCAATTAGATATTGCAATTGATTTTGTTCCACCAGATTTTAATGCCGATAGCTTGATAACTCACTTCCCTGTATCTGGTGCTGGATTGAAAATGCTTATTCCAAGAGTTCAAAGCGGAGGTAGGACTGTGTTGGCAGAAGCTTTTGCTTCTTCTGGTTCCCATGTCGTTGAAGTCGCTGCTTATGAAACTAGTTGTCCAAAGACTATTCCTCAAATAACTATTGATGCTTTCAATGAAAATAAAATAGATGCAATTACTTTTACAAGTAGTAAAATTGTTTCTCATTGTTATACATTATTAAAAAGATATTTTGGTGAAGAATTAGAATTCAAGTTAGGAGAAATAAAACTTCTATCAATTGGACCTCAAACAACCAAAAGTTGTCAAAAATATTTTAAAAGAGTAGATATAGAAGCAATTCCACATGATATGAATGGCTTGATCAAAGCTTGCATAAAGATTTTCTAA
- the rbfA gene encoding 30S ribosome-binding factor RbfA, whose protein sequence is MANSRRVEKFSSLIRKEVSQLIMQGLIDPKIATSIVTITGVQVSNDLQHCRIFVSLFGADSLKEDVFAGLENSSGFLKGELARRLKMRRAPEIVFKLDKGIEKGTSVLGLLDELQRKRKNKDDSSSELNQDL, encoded by the coding sequence ATGGCCAATTCAAGACGTGTTGAAAAGTTTTCTTCGCTCATTAGAAAAGAAGTCAGTCAGCTAATAATGCAGGGTTTAATTGATCCAAAGATTGCAACAAGTATTGTCACTATTACAGGAGTACAAGTCTCTAATGATTTGCAGCATTGTAGAATATTTGTAAGTCTTTTTGGGGCTGATAGCTTAAAAGAGGATGTTTTTGCAGGATTAGAGAATTCATCAGGTTTTCTAAAAGGAGAATTAGCCAGAAGGCTAAAGATGAGAAGGGCTCCTGAGATAGTTTTTAAGTTAGATAAAGGAATTGAAAAAGGTACTTCTGTTTTAGGTCTTTTAGATGAATTACAGAGAAAACGTAAGAATAAAGATGATTCTTCTAGTGAATTAAATCAAGATTTATAG
- a CDS encoding DUF751 family protein: MGEFFSNVSRYPKYLITIILGVFTAALEPLIRRSSNPITAIALIGALISGMITLIFLLRAMIFPIY; the protein is encoded by the coding sequence ATGGGAGAGTTTTTTTCTAATGTTTCGCGTTATCCTAAATATTTAATAACAATTATTCTTGGAGTATTTACTGCTGCTCTAGAGCCTTTAATTAGGAGAAGTAGTAATCCAATTACAGCCATTGCATTAATTGGAGCATTGATTAGTGGAATGATTACACTTATTTTTCTTTTAAGAGCAATGATTTTTCCCATTTACTAA
- a CDS encoding glutathione S-transferase family protein → MLELNQFRHSPFCLKVRMVLEAKNLSYRLVEITPGIGQVSIFRLSGQRQLPLLIDGSDVIHDSSAIIRHLNEISPEPNLIPKDSNQASIAFLIEDWADTTMAKGCKKALIKAAANDSQLRMALLPEEVPSSYRKIIGELPNSILNKFSEFATTDINSELLASLEQLTNLIKSKKWIVGNKISFADIAVAAQLSLLKFPKSAGKELAGKGCPEFMDHPKLTDLFDWRDQLETSLMEVAQ, encoded by the coding sequence ATGCTGGAACTCAATCAATTTCGCCATTCACCATTCTGCCTTAAGGTCAGAATGGTTTTAGAGGCAAAGAATCTCAGTTACAGATTAGTTGAGATCACTCCAGGGATAGGGCAAGTATCAATCTTTAGGTTATCTGGTCAAAGGCAATTACCTCTTTTAATTGATGGAAGCGATGTAATACATGATTCCAGTGCAATAATTCGACATCTTAACGAAATAAGTCCTGAACCAAATCTTATTCCGAAGGACTCAAATCAAGCATCCATAGCATTCCTAATTGAAGATTGGGCAGATACAACGATGGCTAAAGGTTGCAAAAAGGCACTGATTAAAGCTGCAGCAAATGATTCTCAACTACGCATGGCTTTACTGCCAGAAGAAGTTCCTTCGTCCTATCGCAAAATTATTGGAGAGTTACCAAATAGTATTTTGAATAAATTTTCAGAATTTGCGACTACCGATATCAATTCAGAACTACTTGCAAGTCTGGAGCAATTAACAAATTTAATTAAATCAAAAAAGTGGATTGTAGGGAATAAAATTAGCTTTGCAGATATAGCTGTTGCCGCACAATTATCTCTTTTAAAATTTCCAAAGTCTGCGGGCAAAGAATTAGCTGGCAAAGGTTGTCCAGAGTTCATGGACCATCCAAAATTAACTGATCTTTTTGATTGGCGAGATCAACTAGAGACTTCTTTGATGGAAGTTGCTCAGTAG